The Mycolicibacterium duvalii DNA window GGTTGTCCATCATCGCCGTGCCGTCTTCGACGAACGGCCGCTCACCCCTGGTGGAGCGACTGAGCCGTCCGGCGTCGACCCCCGCCCACGACGTCGACGTGATCGTCACCGAATCCGGTCACGCCGACCTGCGGGGCGCCGACTGGTCGCGGCGACGGCACCTGATCACCGAATTGTTCTCGAAATGAAGGAGTTAACGAGCGATGCCTGAAGGCCCTCTGACCGGCAAGGTCGTGCTCGTCACCGGAGGCGGACGCGGCATCGGCCGCGGCCATTGCCTCGAGCTGGCCCGCCAAGGCGCGGCCGTCGTCGTGAACGACCCCGGTGTTGGCCGGGACGGCTCCAGCGGTGACGGAGCAGGTCCCGCTGCAGACGTCGTCGCCGAGATCGAATCGGCGGGCGGCAAGGCCATCGCGCATACCGGTTCGGTGTCCTCGTGGGACGACGTGGCCGACATGGTGTCCACCGCCGTCGACACGTTCGGGTCCCTGACTGGTGTGGTCAACAATGCCGGCATCCTGCGCGACTCCATGGTCGCCGCGTCCACCGAGGCCGACTGGGACAGCGTCATCGCTGTGCATCTCAAGGGCACGTTCGCGGTCACCCGGCATGCCTGTGAATACTGGCGGGCGCAATTCAAGGCGGGCAACCCGATCGACGCGCACATCGTCAACACGGTGTCGGGTGCGGGCTTGTGGGGCAATGTCGGGCAGAGCGCCTACGGCGCGGCGAAGGCCGCCATCGCCAACCTGACCATCGTCACCGCGATGGAAGCTCAGCGTTACGGCGTTGCGGTCAACGCGATCTCGCCGCTGGCGATGTCACGGATGACCCAGGAGGTGTTCGGCAGCCGCGCTGACGACCCCGCGCTGGATCCCGCTCGCAGCTCGCCGGTGGTCGCCTGGCTCCAGTCCGCGCAGTCATCGTGGCTCACCGGCCAGATCCTGCGCATCAACGGTGACAAGCTCACCCGAATCGACGGCTTCACCGAGGCACCCGGCGCCTACCACGCCAAAGACGGTAATTCCCTTGCATTCTCCGAGATCGGTCAGGCCGTCAGCTGGCTCTACGGCACCTCGCCGCGGGGACTGGCCGGGCCGCTACCCGCTGACTAGTGTTGCGCAGACCCCGTCTCCATCGACGGTAAGCAAGCGCGGCCGGAGTCGATGGCGTGACGCCGTTGCGCGGACCTCCTGTCAGGCGATGACAGCAGGTTCTCGGACCGGTTGACCGTCGAGTTTCGCGCGACGTCCGTACGGCGCAGGCTCGCGTTCCGGCATCCACAGCGCCAACACGATTGCGCTCACCACGGTCGCCGCAGCCAGAACCCAAGCGGCCTGACTGTGACCGTGAGTGAAGGCAGCCTTTGCCGCCGCGGCGAGTGGTTGCGCTGCAGGTCCCCCGAGAGCCCGCAGGCCCGCGCCGAACTCGGCGACTTCGACCTGACGCTGGGGCTGGCGCAACTCCTGGGACCGCTACTGTTCGGCCGTCTGACCGGTGTCCGCGCCATCGGCCGCGACGACTGCATCCGGATTGTCGACGACTTCTTCATCGCCCACCAACCAGCCTAGGGCGCCCCGCCGTCGGCGAAGATGGTCTGTCCGGTGACGAACGCGCAGACATCGGACAGCAGGAAGGCGATCAGCGCGCCGATTTCGTCGGGCTGCCCGGGTCGGGCGAGCGCGGCATCGAAACCGAAGTCCTCGACGAGCGCTCGCTCGAGGGCCTCTTCGTACGGATAGCCCTTGCTCTCCGCGACGTATCCACGGATGGCGTGCAACGCATCGGTCTCCACGGCCCCGGGCGCCACGCTGTTGGCCCGGATGCCTGCGTGGCCATGCGTGCGCGCGATGCCGCGGGTGAACGTGGCGACCGCGGCCTTGAGGCTGGCGTAGGGTAGCCGCGGTTCGTGCGGTGCGCGCACCGAGTAGGCCGCGGT harbors:
- a CDS encoding SDR family NAD(P)-dependent oxidoreductase — encoded protein: MPEGPLTGKVVLVTGGGRGIGRGHCLELARQGAAVVVNDPGVGRDGSSGDGAGPAADVVAEIESAGGKAIAHTGSVSSWDDVADMVSTAVDTFGSLTGVVNNAGILRDSMVAASTEADWDSVIAVHLKGTFAVTRHACEYWRAQFKAGNPIDAHIVNTVSGAGLWGNVGQSAYGAAKAAIANLTIVTAMEAQRYGVAVNAISPLAMSRMTQEVFGSRADDPALDPARSSPVVAWLQSAQSSWLTGQILRINGDKLTRIDGFTEAPGAYHAKDGNSLAFSEIGQAVSWLYGTSPRGLAGPLPAD